Proteins from a single region of Segatella copri:
- a CDS encoding DMT family transporter translates to MWLVLAFLSAALLGFYDAFKKKALSGNAVIPVLFLNTLFSSLIFLPFIVMSYTGNSLDGTMFHVAEGGWEVHKYIVLKSFIVLSSWIFGYFGMKHLPLTIVGPINATRPVMTLVGALLVYGEVLNPYQWIGVILAIISFAMLSRSGKKEGIDFKHNKWIYFIVLAAVLGAISGLYDKYLMAPPENGGVGLDRMIVQSWYNIYQCFLMGAMLLMIWWPTKKNSTPFHWHWSIIFISIFLSAADFVYFYALSLPGAMISIVSMIRRGSVIVSFLFGAAIFHEKNLKAKFVDLLLVLLGMLFLYFGTK, encoded by the coding sequence ATGTGGTTAGTATTAGCATTTCTCTCAGCAGCGCTGCTGGGATTTTATGATGCCTTCAAGAAGAAGGCGCTTTCAGGTAACGCAGTGATTCCCGTGCTCTTTCTGAACACGCTCTTCTCATCGCTCATCTTCCTGCCGTTCATCGTGATGAGCTATACAGGAAATTCGCTGGATGGAACGATGTTTCATGTAGCAGAAGGCGGATGGGAAGTTCACAAGTACATCGTGCTCAAGAGTTTCATCGTATTGAGCAGCTGGATCTTCGGCTATTTCGGCATGAAACACCTGCCGCTCACCATCGTGGGACCTATCAACGCCACCCGACCGGTAATGACACTCGTGGGTGCCCTGCTGGTTTATGGCGAGGTACTGAATCCGTATCAGTGGATTGGTGTCATACTTGCCATCATCTCCTTTGCCATGCTTTCGCGCAGCGGCAAGAAAGAGGGTATCGACTTCAAGCACAACAAATGGATTTACTTCATCGTGCTGGCTGCCGTTCTCGGTGCAATAAGCGGTCTCTACGACAAGTATCTGATGGCTCCACCAGAGAATGGTGGTGTAGGATTAGACAGAATGATTGTGCAGAGCTGGTACAACATCTACCAGTGTTTTCTCATGGGAGCCATGCTGCTGATGATATGGTGGCCTACCAAGAAGAATTCTACCCCATTCCACTGGCACTGGAGTATCATCTTCATCAGTATCTTCCTTTCGGCAGCCGACTTCGTTTATTTCTACGCTCTGAGTCTGCCTGGCGCCATGATCAGTATCGTGAGCATGATTCGCCGCGGTTCGGTTATCGTCAGCTTCCTCTTCGGTGCAGCCATCTTCCATGAGAAGAATCTCAAGGCGAAGTTCGTAGATCTGCTCCTCGTCTTACTCGGAATGCTCTTCCTCTATTTCGGAACAAAATAA
- a CDS encoding M13 family metallopeptidase, with protein MRTKVLFAALLLSATTAFAQQEKLGSGIDKTNMDLTIKPGNDFYRYAAGNWMKNHPLDAEHTDNGAFTDLFEQNQKRIQDIILEYASKPQQKGSLGQKIGSLYNLRMDSVRLNKEGWAPIKPTLDRIAAIKDRREYQLVTAQLDFRGESTMMYGIGVGADLRDAANNLVEVDQSGLGLGVRDYYVNDDEQTKKIRDAYKAYMKKLFQMVGNDEATAQKKMEAVMAIETRIAKASYSQVQLRDIDKNYHKMTYNQLVLDYPGIDWGNVFLASGFPAFKEICVGQPEPIHEVEKILAETSLDDLKTYAEIKVISGATSVLSDDFRAVSFELSKVMSGVQQDRPRWKRAVSTVSGVLGEAIGKIYVEKYFPESSKKRMLDLVHNLQTALSQRIDEATWMSAATKAQAKDKLENFIIKIGYPDKWKDYSGLQVDDSLSLYENMANISEFFTKDEIARKVNKPVDKTEWGMTPQTINAYYNPTTNEICFPAAILQPPFFDPTADDAMNYGGIGGVIGHEMSHGFDDQGSQFDKTGNQHNWWTVADKKNFESRTKILVDHFNKIELAGKKVNGQMTLGENIGDNGGLNIAFRALQNVMKTEKLGVKDGFTPEQRFFLAWARVWAGNARPEYLQYLMTVDVHSPNEARVNGALPMVDSWYKAFDIKKGDKLFVPKNKRAHIW; from the coding sequence ATGAGAACAAAAGTATTATTCGCAGCATTGTTGCTCAGTGCAACAACTGCTTTTGCCCAGCAGGAGAAGTTGGGCTCCGGTATTGACAAGACCAACATGGACTTGACCATCAAGCCGGGTAATGATTTCTATCGCTATGCCGCAGGCAACTGGATGAAGAATCATCCACTCGATGCCGAGCATACCGACAATGGTGCTTTCACCGACCTCTTTGAGCAGAACCAGAAGCGCATCCAGGACATCATCCTTGAATATGCTTCCAAGCCACAGCAGAAGGGGTCACTCGGACAGAAGATCGGTTCGCTCTACAACCTCCGTATGGACAGTGTTCGCCTGAACAAGGAGGGATGGGCACCTATCAAGCCAACTCTCGACCGCATTGCAGCCATCAAGGACCGCAGAGAGTATCAGCTCGTTACCGCTCAGCTCGATTTCCGTGGCGAGAGTACCATGATGTATGGCATCGGTGTGGGCGCCGACCTTCGTGATGCCGCCAACAACCTCGTTGAGGTAGACCAGAGTGGTCTTGGTCTTGGTGTACGCGATTACTATGTAAACGATGACGAGCAGACCAAGAAGATTCGTGATGCATACAAGGCTTATATGAAGAAGCTCTTCCAGATGGTAGGCAACGACGAGGCTACCGCCCAGAAGAAGATGGAGGCTGTGATGGCTATCGAGACCCGCATTGCTAAGGCAAGCTATAGCCAGGTACAGCTCCGCGACATCGACAAGAACTATCACAAGATGACCTACAACCAGCTCGTGCTCGATTATCCTGGCATCGACTGGGGCAATGTGTTCCTGGCATCCGGTTTCCCTGCTTTCAAGGAAATTTGCGTGGGTCAGCCTGAACCAATCCACGAGGTTGAGAAGATTCTCGCAGAGACCTCTCTGGATGATCTGAAGACATACGCAGAGATCAAGGTGATTTCTGGTGCAACCAGCGTATTGAGCGATGATTTCCGTGCCGTATCCTTTGAGTTGAGCAAGGTAATGAGCGGTGTTCAGCAGGACCGTCCTCGCTGGAAGCGTGCCGTAAGTACCGTGAGCGGAGTGTTGGGCGAGGCTATCGGAAAGATTTACGTAGAGAAGTACTTCCCGGAGAGTAGCAAGAAGCGTATGCTCGACCTGGTTCACAATCTCCAGACTGCGCTTTCACAGCGCATCGACGAGGCTACATGGATGAGTGCTGCTACCAAGGCACAGGCTAAGGATAAGTTGGAGAACTTCATCATCAAGATCGGCTATCCTGACAAGTGGAAGGACTATAGCGGATTGCAGGTAGATGACAGCCTTTCTCTCTACGAGAATATGGCAAATATCTCTGAGTTCTTTACAAAGGATGAAATCGCCCGCAAGGTGAACAAGCCGGTAGATAAGACTGAGTGGGGAATGACTCCTCAGACTATCAATGCTTATTATAACCCAACTACCAACGAGATCTGCTTCCCTGCAGCTATTCTCCAGCCTCCATTCTTCGACCCAACAGCCGATGATGCGATGAACTATGGTGGTATCGGTGGTGTAATCGGTCATGAGATGAGTCATGGCTTTGACGATCAGGGCAGCCAGTTTGACAAGACCGGTAACCAGCACAACTGGTGGACTGTTGCTGACAAGAAGAACTTCGAGTCTCGCACCAAGATCCTGGTTGACCATTTCAACAAGATTGAGTTGGCTGGCAAGAAGGTAAACGGCCAGATGACCCTGGGTGAGAACATCGGTGACAATGGTGGTTTGAACATCGCTTTCCGTGCACTTCAGAATGTGATGAAGACAGAGAAGTTGGGTGTGAAGGATGGATTTACTCCAGAACAGCGCTTCTTCCTGGCATGGGCACGTGTATGGGCAGGCAATGCCCGTCCTGAGTACCTGCAGTATCTGATGACCGTGGATGTTCACTCTCCAAACGAGGCTCGTGTAAACGGTGCCCTCCCAATGGTGGATTCATGGTATAAGGCATTCGACATCAAGAAGGGCGACAAGCTCTTTGTTCCTAAGAACAAGCGTGCACATATCTGGTAA
- a CDS encoding sodium:solute symporter gives MAIVITVLAYFCVLLLFSHLTARKMASNETFYRANRRSPWYMVAFGMVGASISGITFVSVPGMVMRTDMTYLQMCIGFILGYFLVAFLLLPIYYRYNLTTIYGYLQQRLGERSYKTGASFFLLSKMTGAAVRFFVVCILLQRFVLDGIGVPFWVTVPVMVLLIWLYTRKGGIKTLVWTDTFQTLCMFAALILIICQVMSALGMTPSEAITAIANDSHSRIFVFDDWMSKQNFWKQFLSGVFVVIVMTGLDQDMMQKNLTCKSLREAQKDVCSYGFAFVPANLLFLSLGVLLVMLAQKQGVALPDAPDDLLPMFAASGAMGNLVVVLFTIGIVAASFSSADSALTAITTSLCVDILGRKEDMKLRKRMHLLVAFVFMLFIIAFKAINSTSVIDAIYILCSYTYGPLLGLFTFSLLTKRQVNDRWSPWVCIASPLICFAIDTLTSQYVGYKFGYELLMLNGALTFAGLALIKKETVKYKQ, from the coding sequence ATGGCTATCGTTATCACAGTTCTGGCATACTTCTGTGTGCTTCTGCTCTTCAGTCATCTTACTGCCCGTAAAATGGCAAGTAATGAAACTTTCTATCGTGCCAACCGCCGTTCGCCTTGGTATATGGTTGCTTTCGGTATGGTGGGTGCGTCTATTTCGGGCATCACTTTCGTCAGTGTGCCGGGCATGGTGATGAGAACGGATATGACCTACCTTCAGATGTGCATCGGTTTCATCCTGGGTTATTTCCTGGTTGCCTTTCTTTTGCTTCCTATCTATTACCGCTATAATCTCACTACGATTTACGGTTATCTGCAGCAGCGGTTGGGGGAACGTTCGTATAAGACTGGAGCTTCGTTCTTCCTCTTGTCCAAGATGACGGGTGCGGCGGTCCGTTTCTTTGTCGTCTGTATCCTCTTGCAGCGTTTCGTGCTCGATGGGATTGGTGTTCCGTTCTGGGTTACGGTTCCTGTCATGGTACTGCTTATCTGGCTTTATACGCGCAAGGGTGGCATCAAGACGCTGGTGTGGACGGATACCTTTCAGACGCTCTGTATGTTTGCTGCGCTCATCCTCATTATCTGTCAGGTGATGTCGGCGTTGGGCATGACTCCTTCTGAAGCGATCACTGCGATTGCTAACGACAGTCATTCCCGTATTTTTGTCTTTGATGACTGGATGTCGAAACAGAATTTCTGGAAACAGTTCCTCAGCGGTGTCTTTGTAGTGATTGTGATGACCGGTCTTGATCAGGACATGATGCAGAAGAATCTTACCTGCAAGTCGCTCCGTGAGGCCCAGAAGGATGTTTGCAGCTATGGTTTTGCCTTTGTGCCTGCCAATCTGCTTTTCCTGAGTCTGGGTGTGTTGCTGGTGATGCTGGCTCAGAAACAGGGAGTGGCTTTGCCTGATGCTCCTGATGATCTGTTGCCGATGTTTGCGGCTTCGGGGGCGATGGGAAACCTGGTAGTGGTACTGTTCACCATCGGTATCGTGGCGGCGAGCTTTTCGAGTGCCGATTCTGCTTTGACCGCCATTACTACGAGTCTCTGTGTGGATATATTGGGCAGGAAAGAGGATATGAAGCTCCGCAAGCGTATGCATCTGCTGGTGGCTTTCGTCTTCATGCTCTTCATCATTGCTTTCAAGGCGATTAATTCTACGAGCGTGATAGATGCCATCTACATCCTCTGCTCTTATACTTACGGTCCGCTGTTGGGTTTGTTTACCTTCAGTCTGCTCACCAAGCGTCAGGTAAACGACCGCTGGTCGCCATGGGTCTGCATCGCCAGTCCGCTCATCTGCTTCGCCATCGATACCCTTACCTCGCAGTATGTGGGCTATAAGTTCGGTTATGAGCTTCTGATGCTGAATGGCGCTCTGACATTTGCAGGTCTCGCCCTTATAAAAAAAGAAACAGTTAAATACAAACAATAA
- a CDS encoding GNAT family N-acetyltransferase, whose translation MKEPNIRLRALELEDLDFLYHIENDDRLWELGVSNVPYSRRVLLDYITSASADIYVDNQVRLIVENEQNEQVGILDLTDFDPRHHRAELGIVIKKEFQGQGYAKASVSRLLQYARNILHLQQIYAIVGIRNQKAAKMLQSVGFEGNNVLKQWLCGPVGYEDAMFFQYFL comes from the coding sequence ATGAAAGAACCGAATATTCGATTACGTGCTTTAGAGTTGGAAGATCTAGATTTTCTCTACCATATAGAGAATGATGATCGGCTTTGGGAACTGGGTGTTTCCAATGTTCCATATTCGCGCCGGGTGCTGCTCGACTATATAACCAGTGCTTCGGCAGATATTTATGTAGACAATCAGGTGCGCCTGATAGTAGAGAATGAGCAGAATGAGCAGGTGGGCATCCTGGATCTTACAGATTTTGATCCCCGTCATCACCGTGCCGAACTCGGAATTGTCATCAAAAAGGAGTTTCAGGGGCAGGGTTACGCGAAGGCTTCTGTGTCACGCTTGTTGCAATATGCTCGGAATATACTTCATCTTCAGCAGATTTATGCTATTGTAGGTATCAGAAACCAAAAAGCGGCTAAAATGCTGCAATCTGTTGGATTTGAGGGGAATAATGTCCTGAAACAATGGCTTTGTGGCCCAGTTGGATATGAGGATGCGATGTTTTTTCAATATTTTCTGTAA
- a CDS encoding glycosyltransferase family 2 protein: MKLSVIIVSYNVKYYLAQCLRSVEKAIGVLECGQQGDASGDTAEIIVVDNHSQDGTVEYLEQCFPASRYPNLHVVACTHNNGFARANNLAIRKSESDLVLLLNPDTIIGEHVLKDAVSFMRSHPDAGALGVRMLGANGKPAPESRRGLPSPMVAFYKMMGLCSRFPQHRSFGHYYMGYLPWDKPAKIEVVSGAFCMIRREALLKVGLLDEDFFMYGEDIDLSYRILKGGYQNYYLPVDILHYKGESTQKSSFRYVHVFYEAMLIFFRKHYSGMSHLLSIPIKFAIYARASVAFTQMMTARIRKSLGFFSPSHVDLSNQVLFDADEMSYEEMLHQLAQRSDENIKLATYTKDIGKVITDREVMDKDEFGYL, encoded by the coding sequence ATGAAACTTAGTGTTATCATAGTAAGCTATAATGTGAAGTACTATCTTGCCCAGTGTCTGCGTTCGGTAGAGAAAGCTATCGGCGTGTTGGAGTGTGGGCAGCAGGGTGATGCAAGTGGCGATACGGCAGAGATTATCGTGGTTGATAATCATTCTCAGGATGGAACGGTGGAATATCTCGAACAGTGTTTCCCGGCTTCCCGATATCCTAATCTCCATGTTGTAGCCTGTACGCATAATAACGGATTTGCCCGTGCCAACAATCTTGCTATCCGCAAGAGCGAGAGTGATCTGGTTCTTTTGCTGAATCCGGATACCATTATCGGCGAGCATGTTCTCAAGGATGCTGTCAGTTTTATGCGTTCTCATCCTGATGCCGGTGCTCTGGGTGTAAGGATGTTGGGAGCCAATGGCAAACCAGCTCCTGAGAGTAGGAGAGGATTGCCTTCTCCGATGGTGGCTTTCTATAAGATGATGGGGTTGTGCAGCCGGTTTCCTCAGCATCGCAGTTTCGGTCATTATTACATGGGTTATCTTCCATGGGATAAGCCGGCAAAGATAGAGGTTGTGAGCGGTGCTTTCTGTATGATTCGTCGTGAAGCCTTGCTGAAGGTGGGGTTACTGGATGAGGATTTCTTCATGTATGGCGAGGATATTGATCTTTCTTACCGTATCTTGAAGGGTGGTTATCAGAACTATTATCTGCCTGTAGATATCCTGCATTACAAAGGTGAAAGTACTCAGAAGTCGAGCTTCCGCTATGTTCATGTGTTTTACGAGGCGATGCTTATCTTCTTCCGTAAACATTATTCGGGTATGTCGCATCTTTTGAGTATTCCTATCAAATTTGCCATCTATGCCCGTGCCTCTGTAGCCTTTACGCAGATGATGACTGCGAGAATCAGAAAGAGTCTGGGATTCTTTTCTCCTTCTCATGTCGACCTGTCAAACCAGGTATTGTTTGATGCTGACGAGATGAGCTATGAAGAGATGCTGCATCAGCTTGCGCAGCGATCTGACGAGAATATCAAACTGGCTACCTATACGAAGGACATCGGTAAGGTGATTACGGATAGGGAGGTGATGGATAAGGATGAATTTGGTTATTTATAA
- the recR gene encoding recombination mediator RecR, producing MQQQFSSTLLEKAVAEFSKLPGIGRKTALRLVLFMLKRKSEDVELFADTISRMRREVKYCRVCHNISDTDVCPICSDSRRDASTICVVENVQDVLAIENTQQFHGLYHVLGGIISPMDGIGPSDIEIESLVQRVAEGGVKEVIFALSSTMEGDTTNFYISRKLADYPVKLSVIARGISVGDELEYTDEVTLGRSILNRTPFGQ from the coding sequence ATGCAACAACAGTTTTCTTCGACTTTGTTGGAAAAGGCAGTGGCGGAGTTTTCTAAATTGCCAGGTATAGGGCGCAAAACAGCTTTGCGCCTTGTACTTTTTATGCTCAAGCGTAAGAGTGAGGATGTGGAACTCTTTGCTGATACCATTTCCAGGATGCGGCGTGAAGTGAAATACTGCAGAGTTTGTCATAATATCAGCGATACTGATGTCTGTCCGATCTGTTCTGATTCCCGGCGCGATGCTTCTACCATCTGTGTTGTCGAGAATGTGCAGGATGTACTGGCGATAGAAAACACGCAGCAGTTTCACGGACTCTATCATGTCTTGGGCGGCATCATTTCGCCGATGGATGGTATCGGTCCTTCGGATATAGAGATAGAATCGCTGGTTCAGCGTGTGGCTGAAGGTGGGGTGAAGGAGGTGATTTTTGCTCTCAGTAGTACGATGGAGGGTGATACTACCAACTTCTATATTTCCCGTAAACTTGCTGATTATCCTGTTAAACTCTCTGTTATCGCCCGTGGTATCTCGGTGGGTGATGAATTGGAGTATACAGATGAGGTTACCCTCGGACGGAGTATTCTGAACAGAACTCCATTTGGACAATAA
- a CDS encoding outer membrane beta-barrel protein, with protein sequence MMRMKKLAIAALALVVSTAAHAQFESGKQYIGASMTGLNLSYNGSQDLNLGIQAKAGYFVEDDWMLLGQVEYNHSGLEGVKDYFSVGAQARYYIEQNGLYLGGGVKLAHSGGYNDFMPGVEVGYAFFLGKSVTLEPAIYYDQSFKKHVDYSTVGLKLGIGIYL encoded by the coding sequence ATGATGCGAATGAAAAAATTAGCTATTGCAGCATTGGCACTTGTCGTTTCGACAGCTGCCCATGCTCAGTTTGAAAGTGGAAAACAGTATATAGGTGCGTCGATGACGGGCTTAAACTTGAGTTATAATGGCTCTCAGGACCTCAATCTCGGTATTCAGGCTAAGGCTGGATACTTCGTAGAAGACGATTGGATGCTGTTGGGGCAGGTAGAATATAATCATTCTGGTCTTGAAGGCGTGAAGGATTATTTCTCTGTCGGTGCCCAGGCACGTTATTATATCGAGCAGAATGGTCTGTATCTGGGTGGCGGCGTAAAGTTGGCTCATTCCGGAGGTTATAATGATTTCATGCCAGGGGTAGAGGTAGGTTATGCTTTCTTCCTCGGCAAGTCGGTTACCCTCGAGCCAGCTATCTACTACGATCAGAGTTTCAAGAAGCATGTAGATTATTCTACCGTAGGTTTGAAACTGGGTATTGGTATTTATCTCTAA
- a CDS encoding carbon starvation CstA family protein, whose translation MVSFVISLVALVLGYLLYGKFVAHVFGPDDRPTPAVTKADGVDFMVLPSWKIFMIQFLNIAGTGPIFGAIMGAWYGPVAYLWIIFGCIFAGAMHDYMSGMLSIRNGGAGLPELVGKYLGGRTKKVMLVFSVLLLMMVGAVFVYSPAIIMSGICNTDAFWGSQMFWIVVIFVYYVIATLLPIDKIIGKVYPLFAFSLLFMAGALMIGLFVKWPSLPELWSNLQSCNLNENPAWLGTESFVQKSPIFPCLFITIACGAISGFHATQSPLMARCMKNEKMGRPIFYGAMITEGVVALIWATVSMYFFYYGGWRECVSPEAAQQFIAQFDGGKSLIQNFDAPTVVKIVCSSWLGVAGGILALLGVVAAPITSGDTALRSARLIIAEFIGLEQRSMRKRLYICVPLFALTVGILVWQMENPDGFNIIWQYFGWANQTLSVFTLWTLTVYLVQQKKPFVMTLVPALFMTVICSTFLLISPTALALGESLAYTGSVIILVIALVWFLGWYRSYQKKQ comes from the coding sequence ATGGTCAGTTTCGTTATTAGTTTGGTCGCCCTTGTATTGGGTTACCTTCTTTATGGAAAGTTTGTGGCGCATGTGTTCGGTCCTGATGACCGCCCTACGCCTGCAGTGACCAAAGCCGATGGGGTCGACTTTATGGTACTGCCTAGTTGGAAAATCTTCATGATTCAGTTCCTCAACATTGCAGGAACGGGTCCTATCTTCGGTGCCATTATGGGTGCCTGGTACGGACCGGTGGCTTATCTGTGGATTATCTTCGGGTGTATCTTCGCAGGAGCCATGCATGATTACATGAGCGGTATGCTCAGTATCCGTAACGGTGGAGCTGGTTTGCCGGAATTGGTAGGTAAGTATTTGGGTGGACGCACCAAGAAAGTGATGTTGGTCTTTTCGGTACTTTTGCTGATGATGGTGGGAGCTGTGTTTGTATACAGTCCGGCTATCATTATGAGTGGCATTTGTAATACGGATGCATTCTGGGGCAGCCAGATGTTTTGGATTGTGGTGATTTTCGTTTATTACGTCATTGCTACATTACTGCCTATCGATAAGATTATCGGTAAGGTTTATCCGCTCTTTGCCTTCTCGCTTCTCTTTATGGCGGGTGCTCTGATGATAGGTCTCTTTGTGAAGTGGCCTTCATTGCCTGAACTTTGGAGCAATTTGCAGAGTTGCAATCTCAATGAGAATCCGGCTTGGTTGGGAACGGAGTCTTTTGTACAGAAGAGTCCGATTTTCCCTTGCCTCTTTATCACGATAGCCTGTGGCGCCATCAGTGGTTTCCATGCTACGCAGAGTCCGCTCATGGCCCGATGCATGAAGAATGAGAAGATGGGTCGCCCTATTTTCTATGGAGCCATGATTACAGAAGGTGTCGTTGCCTTGATATGGGCTACGGTTTCCATGTATTTCTTCTACTATGGTGGATGGCGTGAATGCGTAAGTCCTGAGGCGGCTCAGCAGTTTATAGCTCAGTTTGATGGCGGCAAGTCGCTTATCCAGAACTTCGATGCGCCTACCGTTGTGAAGATAGTATGTTCCAGCTGGTTGGGTGTGGCTGGTGGAATCCTGGCTCTGTTGGGTGTTGTTGCAGCGCCTATTACCAGTGGCGATACGGCTTTGAGAAGTGCCCGTCTGATTATCGCCGAGTTTATCGGTTTGGAGCAGCGCTCTATGCGCAAGCGTCTTTATATCTGCGTTCCGTTGTTTGCTCTTACGGTGGGCATTCTGGTTTGGCAGATGGAGAATCCTGATGGTTTCAATATCATCTGGCAGTATTTCGGCTGGGCTAACCAGACGCTTTCTGTGTTCACTCTCTGGACATTGACGGTTTATCTGGTACAGCAGAAGAAGCCTTTTGTGATGACGCTGGTTCCTGCCTTGTTTATGACCGTGATATGTTCAACCTTCCTGCTCATTTCGCCAACAGCTTTGGCTTTGGGTGAGAGCCTGGCTTATACGGGCAGTGTCATCATTCTGGTGATAGCCTTGGTATGGTTCCTGGGTTGGTATCGCAGTTATCAGAAGAAACAATAG
- a CDS encoding glycoside hydrolase family 10 protein, protein MKRFKIFFIVLCSVLAAKAQSIVFNNQVPKHEVRAVWLTTIGGIDWPHSYAQSSYSAEKQKKELADILDRLQQAKINTVLIQTRVRGTMIYPSAYEPWDGCLSGFPGRSPGYDALQFAIDECHKRGMELHAWVVTIPVGKWNALGCKTLRQKMPKLIKKIGADGYMDPENSRTGDYLANICREITHKYNVDGIHLDYIRYPETWNIKVSREQGRRYITNIVRKIHDAVKAEKPWVKMSCSPVGKYDDLSRYRSFGWNAYTKVCQDAQGWLKSGLMDELFPMMYFKNEHFYPFAIDWQEQSHGKIVVPGLGIYFLDPKEGKWNINDVTAEMYHIRNLGMGYAFFRNKFLLDNKQGILDFTQRFNPYPSLVPPMTWASKNQPEQPQQLSVITTDNKLSVSWSNPSNYTDSTKIATPYIYNNVYASKKYPVDITDARNLVAARIIGNSFKIENPDAKRLFVAVTSMDGYGIESQPTQEKEEEIQLFAQSTGAAKLLECDGKKVYLAETTKNLVFDVLMVETLQGCDILYLHTKDNTLDVRNLKEGIYRVVSINKKGYRHTLGTFKMKKN, encoded by the coding sequence ATGAAGAGATTTAAGATATTTTTTATCGTTTTATGCTCTGTTTTGGCCGCAAAAGCCCAGAGTATCGTGTTTAATAACCAGGTGCCGAAACATGAAGTAAGAGCTGTATGGCTGACAACCATAGGAGGTATCGACTGGCCACACTCTTATGCCCAGTCTTCTTATTCTGCCGAAAAGCAGAAAAAGGAACTGGCGGATATACTGGACCGGTTACAGCAGGCTAAAATCAATACCGTACTGATACAGACCCGCGTAAGAGGTACCATGATTTATCCGTCGGCATACGAACCTTGGGATGGATGTCTGTCAGGATTTCCGGGCAGAAGTCCGGGCTATGATGCCCTGCAGTTTGCCATCGACGAATGCCATAAGCGCGGTATGGAACTGCATGCCTGGGTGGTAACCATCCCTGTAGGAAAATGGAACGCACTCGGCTGCAAAACCCTCAGACAGAAGATGCCGAAACTCATCAAGAAGATTGGAGCAGACGGATACATGGATCCGGAAAACAGCCGGACAGGTGATTATCTGGCAAACATCTGCAGGGAAATTACACATAAATATAATGTAGACGGTATTCACCTCGACTACATCCGTTACCCTGAAACCTGGAACATCAAAGTGAGCCGGGAACAGGGACGCCGGTATATCACCAACATCGTAAGAAAGATTCACGATGCAGTGAAGGCTGAAAAACCTTGGGTAAAAATGAGCTGCTCACCTGTAGGAAAGTATGATGACCTGAGCAGATACCGGAGCTTTGGCTGGAATGCATACACGAAGGTCTGCCAGGATGCACAGGGCTGGCTCAAGAGCGGTCTGATGGACGAGCTCTTCCCTATGATGTATTTCAAGAACGAACACTTCTATCCGTTTGCCATCGACTGGCAGGAACAGAGCCATGGCAAGATTGTGGTTCCAGGACTGGGCATCTACTTTCTCGATCCGAAAGAAGGAAAGTGGAACATCAATGACGTGACGGCAGAAATGTATCACATCCGAAACCTCGGAATGGGATATGCATTCTTCAGAAACAAGTTCCTCCTGGACAACAAACAGGGTATCCTCGACTTTACCCAACGTTTCAATCCATACCCTTCATTGGTTCCGCCGATGACTTGGGCAAGCAAGAACCAACCGGAACAGCCACAGCAATTATCGGTAATCACCACCGACAACAAGTTATCAGTTTCCTGGAGCAATCCTTCAAACTATACGGATAGCACTAAAATCGCAACCCCTTATATATATAATAATGTATACGCGAGCAAGAAATATCCGGTTGACATCACCGATGCACGCAACCTGGTTGCCGCACGAATCATAGGAAATTCGTTCAAAATAGAAAATCCTGATGCAAAACGTCTGTTTGTTGCCGTAACTTCAATGGACGGATATGGCATCGAAAGCCAGCCAACCCAAGAAAAAGAGGAAGAGATTCAACTTTTTGCCCAAAGCACAGGAGCTGCGAAATTACTCGAATGTGACGGAAAGAAGGTATATCTAGCAGAAACCACCAAAAATCTCGTTTTTGACGTTCTGATGGTCGAAACCCTGCAAGGATGCGATATTCTGTACCTCCATACAAAAGATAACACACTAGATGTTAGAAACTTAAAGGAGGGTATCTACCGCGTGGTAAGCATCAACAAGAAGGGGTATAGACATACATTAGGAACCTTCAAGATGAAGAAAAATTGA
- a CDS encoding sulfate transporter — protein MNDFGYYALALVVLVVGLFVLKKVATCMIKAMVAVVMIAVLAVLYWLFC, from the coding sequence ATGAATGATTTTGGATATTATGCGCTGGCATTGGTAGTCCTTGTTGTAGGACTGTTTGTCTTAAAGAAGGTGGCTACCTGCATGATTAAAGCAATGGTAGCTGTTGTTATGATAGCCGTGCTGGCAGTTCTTTACTGGCTCTTCTGTTGA